TTTTGGGCTGTCGGTCACCGTCAGGGATTAGATTATTAGATTattaatgtgattttattttttcatcatcatcatcatcatcatcatcatcatcatcatcatcctttaTTTCGGACTTAGGAGTCTATTTTGAAAATTATTGTAGTGTGAAATTAATTGatgcaaaaataattgtgaaatcgcaattatttctcaaaaaaattcataccaagatcaaaatgaatgtgtatatatatgtatattagcagatattttatttcattttttacagGACCATGCTTGTGGATTTGCATAAGATGGTTCATATTTGTGGAGAAAttcgtcattttttttttttttttttttcattttttttttattacttaacGTGTTAACATACGTTCACATTCCTATGTTCAATGACAGCATTGTAATAGACATTACTCGCCcaaactaatgtttttttttctgtgagtaTTATAAGAAAGAAAGTGTCAAGATATAGTGTCTTTTCTTTAACCCCTGAAACTTTtaaagtggtggccatgatgaaAAAGTGTTGGAATTTCAtgaggaaaggaggcgtggCCGTAGGATTATTActtcacctagtggaagtgcgtctgctcgtcaaaacaaacgtgatcaccttttcctaactcctttaTTCCAtaaccccgtgacgtcatccacggggttgtgtaaaagtggataggaaaggagataggagggactattcggacgcagccttgAAGTCATATAGAGTGCACTTATCACGTGACctgaactggccaatgaggggctgCGTATGCATAGTGTTTAGTCTATTCATACATTtaacgtatcaatagccacggtCTAAGAAATGCAGCCAATGATTAGCCATTTTTAAAGCTATGCTGAAGGTTTTCTAAGTATTTCCCTTTACAAGAGTTTCCAGCTAATATAACTATCCCATAATAAACAGTATGGATTATGGATAAGTAGTTTTTTATTCAATGGATTCTGcactttttagtcattttagaaTTGAATGACCAagcatttcatttattcattcagtcATGGTGCTATTGGATGCTAAATAACCTTAATgactgttattttaaaaaaatacaagatgATTTAATATACATCTgcctagatttttattttattaatttttaatgcattggatttaatTCTGACCTCTGGTTGTTTTAAATATTGAACCCTGTCTTCCTGCTCCTCTTAGACTCTTTTCACCTACCCAGAGAACTGGCGAGCCTTCAAGGCCCAGATCGCAGCCCAGTACAGCGGGGATCAGCTCAAAGTTGCCAGCAGCTACCCTGCCTTCACCTTTGGGCTGACAAACCGCACTCCAGCCTTCCTTAACAACTTCCCTCTGGGAAAGGTGAGTCCGTACTATTCATTTTTAAGTACATAGGGCTGGTACGGTATAGATTTGGTCTgattcaatattttcattacaCATGGATGTTGTATTGATCCATATTGTGATTAGATGGTAATTATTAGGGATGTGAAATTAATCttcgggcgaccgtggctcaggtggtagagggtcatcttctgatcgagaggttgggggttcgatcccagtacctgactgtgtcgaagtgtccttgggcaagacactgaaccctaagttgctcccagtggtcgactagcgccttgcatggcagtcctgtcccactggtgtatgaatgtgagagtgattgggtgaatgagctgatatgtaaagcgctttgagactgcttcagtgtggtgataaagcgctatataaaatcaagtccatttaccattccaACAACTCAAGATTAAATTCCGACTCTTGGGGTGATGATTTGATTCAAACCGATTCTTGATTCACAATCAATACTTTTTGTAACAAAGGGTACCAATAAAAACAGATAATGTTCACAGGGTTCCCACAGAtccttaaaggagcatagggcaggatttataaatcagactccatagtgacaccacggtggttagtgtaactgcagccatcagcccaGCCATCAGTGGGAGcgcatcaactgtttttaatgctttttattttttatatttttgttgttttaaagatTTCTGGCTCCTTTtgtaatcttgtgtgtttttggggtgatattgatacatttttagctgtttgtgtattttactgtcattttgtgtattttctgtgtattttcttcAGTCCGTTGCTTATCTGCACTAGTCACTGGAAAAAAGTACCCTCACCCATAAGTTTAAGTAGATGGGGCTAGAATGGTATAATTTTGTCCTGATTCAATATTGTCACGACACTTGGGGGCCGATTTGATCCCTAATGCAATTAGATGGTAATTGTTTAGCGATCTTAGATTCCTTATTTTCTTTATCCCAAAACCAAAGTTAAATGAAATTTTGGGAAACAATATGAGtcatgattccaaaaaacaatacacatcACTGTCAGAAATGTATTTCAACTGCACATGAAATGGCTCTACACCAGTGTTATTCAACCCTAGCGTCGCCTGGAATCTCTTTATTTGGGAACCACCGCTCTACACTAAATGGATGCAtatggagacatgatttattagaaatatcacaaataaaagatcATGATACATAATTAATTGCTATTTGTAGGCTATTTTATTCTTATCGTCATAATGAAGTCCTCAATAACTTTTAATATCCCCAGTCTAGGTAATCCAAACAAGTGTGAAACCAGTTTAAATTCCTCTATATTGACACGTTCATTTTAGACACTGTTTTCATAAACCTTACATGGGTGTGTTGGATTTCAGGTACCTGCCTACCAGGGAGATGACGGCATCTGCCTGTCCGAGAGTAATGCCATTGCTCACTATTGTAAGTATCTCACTCTTAAGCCCAAGATCATTGACCACCACT
The genomic region above belongs to Gouania willdenowi chromosome 10, fGouWil2.1, whole genome shotgun sequence and contains:
- the LOC114470710 gene encoding elongation factor 1-gamma-like, with product MLKTLFTYPENWRAFKAQIAAQYSGDQLKVASSYPAFTFGLTNRTPAFLNNFPLGKVPAYQGDDGICLSESNAIAHYCKYLTLKPKIIDHHFVDRERKLDPDSEECQTKVKEYFTMEGDFKHMSKAFGQAFIFT